The Ochrobactrum quorumnocens genome has a segment encoding these proteins:
- a CDS encoding hemagglutinin repeat-containing protein produces MSLVCIVARLAIWKRSKASSGVTAGGNASLAVGNDLTLRGAEVKAGTDVDLTGQTVTLDTAKATNNGSDNVIGTTVQSGGDTTITAKQDVNVIGSSVAAGDKTDADNSHDLNIIGSKIDAKGKVDLSATDNVTIAEARDTGYSQLDTSSKGIFSKKESHSRTETETAVGSSISGGDGVDISSGKDTTISASNIQAGTADNKADLNIDAGGDLIIASGKDTVETDASKSKSGLLSKKSDKSHVYDETTVASELGASGNVNLNAGDNVVIAGSKVTAGDDIAIEGDSVSIIGAQEQHDASSSSKKSGLGAGSGDGFYSVWGKEEKSSKENIVANVGSQLSAGNDVSIKARESDVNIVGSKVEAGNDIALDAARDVNILPGAESYASEEKEKRSGFGVQVKSGNGSASIGIGYGSSKDEINKVLKPMQHRRSVRDVMW; encoded by the coding sequence ATGTCCCTGGTCTGCATAGTGGCTCGTCTCGCAATATGGAAACGCTCTAAGGCCAGCAGCGGTGTGACGGCAGGCGGCAATGCCAGCCTTGCAGTTGGCAATGACCTGACCCTGCGCGGTGCAGAGGTCAAAGCAGGCACTGATGTCGATCTTACAGGGCAGACTGTCACGCTCGACACGGCAAAAGCGACCAATAATGGTTCCGACAATGTCATCGGCACCACAGTTCAATCGGGCGGCGACACGACGATCACGGCCAAACAGGATGTGAACGTTATTGGTTCGAGTGTTGCAGCCGGCGACAAGACGGATGCAGACAATTCCCACGATCTCAACATTATTGGCTCGAAAATTGATGCCAAGGGCAAGGTTGATCTCAGCGCTACCGACAATGTCACCATCGCAGAAGCGCGAGATACAGGCTATTCGCAGCTTGATACGAGTTCAAAGGGCATATTCAGCAAGAAGGAAAGCCATAGCCGTACTGAAACCGAAACGGCGGTTGGATCATCGATCAGCGGTGGTGACGGTGTCGATATCAGCTCCGGCAAAGATACGACCATATCTGCCTCGAACATTCAGGCAGGAACAGCCGATAACAAGGCTGATCTGAATATCGATGCAGGGGGCGATCTGATTATTGCGTCCGGCAAAGACACCGTTGAAACGGATGCTTCCAAATCGAAGTCAGGCCTTTTGTCGAAGAAGAGCGACAAGAGCCACGTTTACGATGAAACGACGGTTGCATCCGAACTTGGCGCATCTGGCAATGTGAACCTCAATGCTGGCGACAATGTCGTGATTGCAGGCTCCAAGGTCACGGCTGGTGACGATATCGCCATCGAAGGTGATAGCGTCTCGATCATCGGTGCGCAGGAACAGCACGATGCCTCGTCGTCGTCCAAGAAATCCGGGCTTGGTGCAGGTTCCGGCGACGGCTTCTATTCGGTCTGGGGCAAAGAAGAAAAGAGCAGCAAAGAAAACATCGTTGCAAATGTCGGTTCTCAGCTTTCGGCCGGAAATGATGTTTCGATCAAAGCCCGCGAAAGTGACGTCAATATTGTCGGCTCGAAAGTCGAAGCCGGAAATGACATTGCGCTCGATGCGGCGCGTGACGTGAATATCCTGCCTGGCGCTGAAAGCTACGCGTCTGAAGAGAAGGAAAAGCGCTCTGGCTTCGGCGTTCAAGTAAAATCAGGTAACGGTTCGGCATCCATTGGCATTGGCTACGGCTCATCGAAAGATGAAATAAACAAGGTTCTGAAACCAATGCAACATCGTCGCTCAGTGCGGGACGTGATGTGGTGA